In the Flavobacterium sp. 90 genome, ATTCAGATACGTTTTTAAGAAAGTTATCTCAAAGATAAAATCATCACTAAACGGACTTATAAACGATGGTAACTGATTTAATCCATAAAAAGGATTTCTATCATAATCTACCTGAGAAATCAATATTTTTTCATGTGGATATTTCCCAATAAAATTATTTGCAAAAGTAGCCACTCGATCAATTATAATTGCCTTTTGAATTTCATCCAGTTTCTTGGTTTTTAAATCCGATAAAACTTCTACAAGACTATTGTCATAACTTTTGAATGTATTCTGTTTTTCGATATAAAAATTAAAATCTGTTCTGTTATTTCCAGAGAATAAATAAGTGCTAAAAGAAGGATTCGTAATATCTTTTGAAACCGAATTCAAATCTGTTGTAATAGAATAGCTGGCAGGAAGTTTTATTTCGATTTGATAATCAGTACTCGCATTAGCAATATCATCCAGATTGAAATTATTATTTTTTGTAAAACTATGATTTTCAAATCTTGCAGGACTTAGAAACCAGTTTTTCAAAATCATTCCACCATTTTGAGTAAAACCATAACGCGTAAATTTGTCACTTGGAATTTTAGAGATATAAGTAAGATGCAAATCTATTTTTTCTCCCGGATATAATTTTCGATTTAGTTTAACAATGATGTAATCAGGATTCTTGTCTGTTCTTACCCATTCAAACGCCATATTATCAGAATCTGAGAGATTCAAAATCGTAGTATTTCCTCTTTCAGCAGGTTTAGCAAGATGAAAACCTCTATAAAACTCATCAGAAAAACGTTTTGCAAGTGGCGTATTTTTATCTGAGAAAGCATTGTTCCAATCGTTTAAAACAATTGTATTCAATGTATCCTTAGATGTATTATAATATGTGATATCCTGTTTTACATTCAGGGTTTTGAGTTCAAGATTAACCGCCACTTCCATCTTAGACTGATGTTGTGCGTACTGTTTTACCGAACTGAATAAAACTAAAACAAATAAAATAATTCTACAAATTGATTTCAAGGATAGTTCAGATATTAATGAATATAACTTAATTTACGAGCGTATAATTGTTTTGGTTTTATGTAAAAATAGCATAAAAAAAGCTGTTTTAAAAAACAGCTTTACTTTTTTGTAAGATTTAATGTAATTAAACATATGAGTGACGTAAGTTCATGTTATTTTAAGCATAGCATAACGTGAATTTAAATTGGTTTACATCATTTATATGTCTAAAATATTTTTAGAAATTCGGACTTAAGTCGTATTTCTTGTAGAATTTATCTAATACATCAACTACTTCATCTTCAGTGTCTACGATTTTAAATAAGTTTAAATCTTCCGGGCTTACAGTTTGCATTTTTTCAACCAAAACAGTTTTTACCCAGTCAATCAATCCAGACCAAAATTCAACACCAACTAAAATAATTGGGAATTTTCCAATTTTCTTAGTCTGAATCAAAGTAATCGCTTCAAACATTTCGTCAAGAGTTCCAAAACCACCTGGCATAACCACAAAACCTTGCGAATATTTAACGAACATAACTTTTCTCACAAAGAAATAATCGAAATTCAGGTTTTTATCGTGGTCAATATACGGGTTAAAATGCTGCTCAAAAGGTAATTCGATATTCAAACCAACCGAAGTTCCGCCTCCTAAATGCGCACCTTTATTTCCAGCTTCCATGATTCCGGGACCACCTCCTGTGATCACACCGTAACCAGCTTTACTGATTTTGAATGCAATTTTCTCCGCCAATAAATAATACTTATCATCTGGTTTTGTTCGCGCCGATCCAAAAATCGATACACAAGGACCAATACGTCCCATGCTTTCATAACCGTTTACAAATTCGGCCATGATTTTAAAAATCGCCCAGCTGTCATTTGTTCTAATTTCATTCCACGTTTTTTGTTTCAAACGATCCTGAATTACTTTGTCCTCATCATTATCAAAATCTTCTAATCTCATTTTAGGTATTTTAATTATTTATATTTTTATTTCTAGCTGTGTCGTTTTAAATTGTTATCCTGAGCGTAGTCGAAGAGGAAGGAGCTATTTCCTGCTGTCCACTATATTCCCGATAAACAAAAACTACAGCTAAAAAGCTTTGTTTTTCTAAATC is a window encoding:
- a CDS encoding TIGR00730 family Rossman fold protein; translation: MRLEDFDNDEDKVIQDRLKQKTWNEIRTNDSWAIFKIMAEFVNGYESMGRIGPCVSIFGSARTKPDDKYYLLAEKIAFKISKAGYGVITGGGPGIMEAGNKGAHLGGGTSVGLNIELPFEQHFNPYIDHDKNLNFDYFFVRKVMFVKYSQGFVVMPGGFGTLDEMFEAITLIQTKKIGKFPIILVGVEFWSGLIDWVKTVLVEKMQTVSPEDLNLFKIVDTEDEVVDVLDKFYKKYDLSPNF